In a genomic window of Thermosynechococcus sp. CL-1:
- a CDS encoding LCP family protein: MFIRWQRRRRPAPPEEGVLFWRLVLWLGVALISGSLGALWGLLSQSTPLMQRSLSSREWQVFQRGDRWTGARLHQPLNLLLIGSKVLTSDLDEPPDPNLTYHALVNSVEGLSDSLLLVRFDPVQQRLVVLSIPRDTLTFIPGRGDAKINEANALGGPALAAETVSDLLGDVPIDRYLRINVQGIEKLIDALGGVTVDVPIAMRYRDDSQRLYIDLQSGRQHLNGNQALQFLRFRYDALGDIGRVQRQQMFLRALMEQTARPETLARTPQLLSIIRENLDTNLTVEELMSLGQFLTSLPRSRVEFLMLPGNFNGSTDEVEVSYWLPNYQRIAWLTDHYFRDTPTADPRETGLPPPAQVRIAIQNTTLPESWVMRLSQQLQIAGYPDPLVAEPLPQPMPITRIIAQQGDLAAARRVQLLLGFGEVRVESTGVLASDVTIQLGDDARDRLQLRLTKSL, encoded by the coding sequence GTGTTTATTCGATGGCAACGCCGACGACGACCCGCTCCGCCTGAAGAAGGGGTTTTATTTTGGCGACTGGTGTTGTGGCTAGGGGTTGCCTTAATTTCCGGCAGCCTAGGGGCACTGTGGGGGCTATTGAGTCAGAGTACACCACTCATGCAGCGATCGCTCAGCAGTCGAGAGTGGCAGGTGTTTCAACGGGGCGATCGCTGGACAGGGGCAAGGCTCCATCAACCCTTGAATTTACTGCTTATTGGCTCCAAGGTCTTAACCTCCGACTTAGATGAACCACCCGACCCCAACCTTACCTACCATGCCCTAGTGAATTCCGTTGAGGGGCTATCGGACTCACTTCTACTGGTGCGTTTTGACCCAGTGCAGCAACGGTTAGTGGTGCTGTCAATTCCCCGCGATACCCTCACCTTCATTCCGGGTCGGGGGGATGCCAAAATCAACGAAGCCAATGCCCTCGGTGGACCCGCACTGGCGGCGGAAACCGTGAGTGATTTGCTAGGGGATGTGCCCATCGATCGCTATTTGCGCATTAACGTTCAAGGCATTGAGAAACTCATTGATGCCCTTGGGGGGGTGACAGTGGATGTACCCATAGCCATGCGCTATCGGGATGACAGTCAGCGCCTCTACATTGATTTGCAGTCCGGACGACAACACCTGAATGGCAACCAAGCCCTACAATTTCTGCGCTTTCGCTACGATGCCCTTGGCGATATTGGCCGCGTGCAGCGACAACAGATGTTTTTGCGGGCACTAATGGAGCAAACGGCTCGCCCCGAAACCCTTGCCCGTACCCCCCAGCTTCTCAGTATTATTCGCGAAAACTTGGATACCAACTTAACGGTTGAGGAACTGATGAGCTTGGGGCAATTCCTCACTAGCTTGCCGCGATCGCGGGTGGAGTTTCTGATGCTGCCGGGGAACTTTAATGGCAGCACCGATGAAGTGGAAGTGAGCTATTGGTTGCCCAATTACCAACGGATTGCTTGGCTAACGGATCACTATTTCCGCGACACCCCTACTGCTGATCCGCGCGAGACAGGTCTGCCCCCCCCTGCCCAAGTGCGGATTGCGATTCAAAATACCACCCTGCCAGAATCATGGGTCATGCGTCTGAGTCAGCAACTGCAAATCGCCGGTTACCCCGATCCTTTGGTGGCAGAGCCATTGCCCCAACCGATGCCGATTACACGGATCATTGCTCAGCAGGGGGATTTGGCGGCAGCGCGTCGGGTGCAGTTATTGCTGGGATTTGGGGAAGTGCGGGTGGAGAGTACGGGTGTGCTAGCATCGGATGTGACGATTCAACTGGGCGACGATGCCCGCGATCGCCTGCAATTGAGACTGACAAAATCTCTGTGA
- the obgE gene encoding GTPase ObgE — MQFIDLAEIHVKAGKGGDGIIAFRREKYVPAGGPSGGNGGNGGSVILKAVSNLQTLLDFRYAHVFKADNGQRGGPNNRTGACGADLVIEVPCGTMVWDAETEELLGDLTTPGQTLLVAKGGKGGLGNKHFLSNHQRAPDYALPGLEGEERHLRLELKLLAEVGIIGLPNAGKSTLISVLSAARPKIADYPFTTLVPNLGVVRQPNGDGTVFADIPGLIAGAHAGLGLGHEFLRHIERTRLLLHLIDATAEDVVAAYQTIRDELVAYGHGLGDRPQIIALNKIDALEASQITAIQETLAAYAGQRVFAISAVARQGLELLLDAIWQELGVSVSHQYS; from the coding sequence ATGCAATTTATTGACCTCGCCGAAATTCATGTCAAAGCTGGGAAGGGGGGCGACGGCATTATTGCCTTTCGCCGTGAAAAGTATGTACCTGCGGGGGGGCCATCGGGGGGCAATGGGGGCAATGGCGGCTCGGTGATTCTCAAGGCAGTCTCCAATTTACAAACATTGCTGGATTTTCGCTATGCCCATGTCTTCAAAGCGGACAATGGCCAACGGGGCGGGCCGAATAACCGTACGGGTGCCTGTGGTGCGGATTTAGTGATTGAAGTGCCCTGTGGCACCATGGTTTGGGATGCGGAAACCGAGGAATTACTGGGCGACCTCACTACCCCTGGTCAAACGCTGCTGGTGGCTAAGGGGGGCAAAGGGGGTTTAGGGAATAAACACTTCCTGAGTAATCATCAACGGGCACCAGACTATGCCCTACCGGGCTTGGAGGGGGAAGAGCGGCATCTCCGGCTGGAACTCAAACTACTAGCGGAAGTGGGCATTATTGGCCTGCCCAATGCCGGTAAATCCACCCTAATTTCGGTGTTATCAGCAGCGCGACCGAAAATCGCCGATTATCCCTTTACAACCTTGGTGCCCAATTTAGGTGTGGTGCGCCAACCCAATGGTGATGGCACCGTGTTTGCTGATATTCCCGGTCTCATTGCCGGTGCCCATGCGGGTCTGGGGTTGGGGCATGAGTTTCTCCGCCATATTGAGCGTACCCGTCTGCTGCTGCACTTGATTGATGCCACGGCTGAGGATGTGGTGGCTGCTTACCAAACCATTCGCGATGAGCTAGTGGCTTATGGGCACGGCTTGGGCGATCGCCCGCAAATCATTGCCCTGAATAAAATTGATGCCCTAGAGGCTTCGCAAATTACGGCTATTCAAGAGACCCTCGCTGCCTATGCCGGTCAGCGGGTTTTTGCCATCTCTGCGGTGGCGCGTCAGGGGTTAGAGCTTCTCTTAGATGCCATTTGGCAGGAACTGGGGGTGAGCGTTTCCCATCAGTATTCTTGA
- a CDS encoding CHAT domain-containing tetratricopeptide repeat protein encodes MNTRRCLVRGAIALGSSLILGLCSPTLAQPSPQQFQELANQIDQLREQGNVQAAIPLAERFVTLVENTLGSNHPFLAASLNELAKLHVEQGNYAAALPLYQRALAIYERTGGSEQLEVGVTLNNLANLYRAQGNYDAALPVFQRALAIAEKTLGFNHPEVAVILNNIGLLYTEQKKSAAALPLYQRALRIFEQTLGEKSPYVATTLNNLAALYREQKNYADALPLYQRALQIREQTLPAGHPDIAASLNNLATLYFDQRSYAAALPLYQRTLAIAQSRLGDLHPNTAIALGNLAAVYWQQGDLKQARALLNNVQEIEEKNLTQNLVVGAEDYKRRYLATFEDTTNAILTLHLRSLPQDPEATALALTTLLRRKGRLLDFLSQNQARLQQELSAADQSKLQQLITLRTTLARMAFAAAEPVAASQLQQLQAQADALESELSLRSASFRELTEPVTIAAVQRAIPANGVLVEFVRYRPYDFSKRQFSEPRYGVYVLPASGPPIGKDIGSAAEIDAQIRQVRLRLADPRLPKSEVQRPAQTLAAQLITPILPWIGAATHLLIAPDGELNTIPFQTLVDAQGRYLVESYLITLLTSGRELLRLQSQSESAAVPLIVADPSFDHSFGNASAASPAVRSLDLRGLAFAPLPGTAQEAQALRALLPQARLLVQGAATEAAVKAAKSPKILHLATHGFFLAPSGNRDILENPLLRSGLALAGFNQRQSGSDVEDGVLTALEVTGMNLRGTELVVLSACDTGRGEVVNGEGVYGLRRAFTLAGARSQVSTLWKVDDQVTRDMMVAFYQNLRRGMGRTEALRQVQLQRLKDESPYYWAAFVSSGDWSPLALPR; translated from the coding sequence ATGAACACCAGAAGATGCCTTGTCCGGGGCGCGATCGCCCTTGGAAGTAGTCTGATTCTTGGTCTGTGTTCGCCAACTCTAGCCCAGCCATCCCCCCAGCAATTTCAGGAACTTGCCAATCAAATTGATCAACTGCGGGAACAAGGTAATGTGCAGGCTGCTATTCCCCTAGCAGAGCGCTTTGTGACCTTAGTGGAAAATACGCTGGGCAGCAACCATCCCTTTTTGGCAGCCAGTCTCAACGAATTGGCAAAGCTCCATGTTGAGCAGGGAAATTATGCAGCAGCACTCCCCCTCTATCAGCGGGCATTGGCCATCTATGAACGTACTGGAGGTTCCGAACAACTAGAAGTAGGCGTAACATTGAATAATTTGGCCAATCTCTATCGTGCCCAAGGGAACTATGATGCTGCGTTGCCAGTGTTTCAGCGGGCATTGGCGATCGCCGAAAAGACCCTAGGGTTCAATCATCCCGAAGTGGCGGTCATTCTCAATAACATCGGTCTCCTCTACACTGAGCAAAAAAAGAGTGCAGCCGCCCTGCCCTTGTATCAACGCGCCCTCAGGATCTTCGAGCAAACCCTTGGGGAGAAGAGTCCCTACGTGGCAACAACGCTGAACAACCTCGCAGCCCTGTATCGGGAACAAAAGAATTATGCTGACGCCTTGCCCTTGTACCAACGTGCCCTTCAGATTCGCGAACAAACGTTGCCCGCAGGTCACCCCGATATTGCTGCCAGCCTGAATAATTTAGCCACGCTCTATTTTGATCAGCGCAGCTACGCAGCGGCACTGCCTCTCTATCAACGCACGCTGGCGATCGCCCAATCCCGCCTAGGAGACCTCCATCCCAACACTGCCATTGCTCTCGGCAACCTTGCTGCAGTTTATTGGCAACAGGGAGACTTGAAGCAAGCCCGTGCCCTACTGAACAATGTTCAAGAAATCGAAGAAAAGAACCTCACTCAAAATCTGGTCGTTGGCGCCGAGGATTACAAGCGTAGGTATCTGGCTACCTTTGAAGACACGACGAATGCCATTCTCACGCTGCACCTGCGGAGCCTGCCCCAAGATCCTGAGGCCACCGCCTTGGCCCTGACAACACTTTTGCGCCGCAAAGGGCGACTACTGGATTTTCTCAGCCAAAATCAGGCGCGGCTCCAACAGGAACTGTCTGCTGCAGACCAATCAAAGCTGCAGCAATTGATAACCCTGCGAACCACCCTTGCAAGGATGGCCTTTGCGGCAGCAGAACCCGTTGCTGCTTCCCAACTGCAGCAACTGCAGGCGCAGGCCGATGCCCTAGAGTCGGAGTTGAGTCTGCGCAGTGCTAGCTTTCGCGAACTCACTGAACCAGTGACCATTGCTGCTGTGCAACGGGCGATTCCTGCCAATGGGGTGCTGGTTGAGTTTGTGCGCTATCGCCCCTACGACTTTAGCAAGCGGCAGTTTAGTGAGCCGCGCTATGGGGTCTATGTGTTGCCGGCTAGCGGCCCACCCATAGGCAAAGACATTGGTTCTGCGGCCGAAATTGATGCCCAAATACGCCAAGTCCGTTTGCGGTTGGCTGACCCCCGTTTGCCTAAATCCGAAGTTCAGCGGCCAGCTCAGACTTTGGCAGCGCAGTTAATCACACCCATTCTGCCGTGGATTGGGGCGGCCACCCATTTGCTCATTGCCCCTGATGGTGAGCTCAACACCATTCCCTTTCAGACGCTTGTGGATGCCCAAGGGCGCTACTTGGTGGAGTCCTATCTCATTACCTTGCTCACCTCAGGACGAGAACTGTTGCGTTTGCAATCCCAATCAGAATCTGCTGCTGTGCCTTTGATTGTGGCTGACCCCAGTTTTGATCATTCCTTTGGCAATGCCTCTGCCGCTTCCCCGGCGGTGCGCTCCCTTGACTTGCGGGGGTTGGCCTTTGCTCCTTTGCCGGGGACGGCTCAAGAAGCCCAAGCCCTCAGGGCACTCCTGCCCCAAGCGCGGCTGTTGGTTCAAGGGGCGGCCACCGAAGCAGCGGTTAAGGCGGCGAAGTCCCCAAAAATTCTCCACTTGGCTACCCACGGCTTCTTTTTAGCCCCGTCAGGAAACAGGGACATTCTGGAAAACCCCCTTTTGCGTTCGGGTTTGGCCTTGGCGGGGTTTAACCAACGCCAGAGCGGTTCAGACGTGGAGGATGGGGTACTGACGGCCTTAGAGGTGACCGGTATGAACCTGAGGGGTACGGAGTTGGTGGTGCTCTCAGCCTGTGATACGGGACGGGGGGAGGTGGTGAATGGGGAGGGGGTCTATGGATTGCGGCGAGCGTTTACATTGGCTGGGGCGCGATCGCAGGTGAGTACCCTATGGAAAGTGGATGATCAAGTAACCCGCGATATGATGGTGGCCTTTTACCAAAATCTGCGCCGAGGCATGGGGCGCACAGAAGCCCTGCGGCAAGTCCAGCTTCAGCGACTCAAGGATGAATCCCCCTACTATTGGGCGGCGTTTGTTTCCAGTGGTGATTGGTCTCCCTTAGCATTGCCCCGATGA
- a CDS encoding HAMP domain-containing sensor histidine kinase: MVRAIQYRLALWYVGVTALLLLIFATGFFFYVRGTLIERIDDTLSHVVEVVSRSLIIDTGTAEAIDWQTSLGSSPLAALEEDHIDLEGFTPDQQLAWSTFSEPLDLPLHLSRTAETVQVGEDRWLRQMTVALVVGDRLLGYLRVSHPWFEVTQPSQALLWDLLVGITITLTLVSISGWFLSRLAIAPLQQSYAYLKQFTADASHELRNPVALIQTNVQVALATADPETQRQQLLVIERLSRRLSRLVDDLLFLTRQDSGMIPLQAQPCHLDAILLGVIEEQTPLIQQKHLQLALELADPQTAETEAYRLWGNPDHLSRLLTNILSNAVQYTPAGGQIQVRLDQQGKFYRVVIADNGPGIPASELPRLFDRFYRLQGTKSEGTGLGLAIAQSIVKAHRGQIQVTSEVGQGTCFTILLPAEIKEI; this comes from the coding sequence ATGGTTCGTGCCATTCAATACCGCCTTGCCCTGTGGTATGTGGGGGTAACGGCACTCCTACTCCTCATCTTTGCCACGGGGTTCTTTTTCTATGTGCGGGGAACCCTGATCGAGCGCATTGATGACACCCTCAGCCACGTTGTTGAGGTGGTGAGTCGTTCCCTGATTATTGACACGGGCACGGCGGAAGCCATTGATTGGCAAACCAGTTTAGGCAGTAGTCCCCTTGCGGCGCTGGAGGAGGATCACATTGACCTAGAGGGGTTTACTCCAGATCAGCAGTTGGCTTGGAGCACGTTTTCAGAACCCCTTGATCTGCCCTTGCATCTCAGTCGGACAGCAGAAACGGTGCAGGTGGGTGAGGATCGCTGGCTACGGCAGATGACGGTGGCCTTAGTGGTGGGCGATCGCCTACTGGGCTATTTGCGGGTCAGCCATCCTTGGTTCGAGGTGACCCAGCCGAGTCAAGCCCTGCTCTGGGATCTGTTGGTTGGTATCACAATTACGCTGACCCTAGTGAGTATTAGTGGTTGGTTCCTGTCACGGCTGGCGATCGCCCCCCTGCAGCAGTCCTATGCTTATTTGAAGCAATTTACCGCCGATGCTTCCCATGAATTGCGCAACCCCGTGGCCCTCATTCAAACCAATGTCCAAGTCGCCTTAGCCACTGCGGATCCGGAAACCCAACGCCAACAACTCCTAGTCATTGAACGCCTTAGTCGCCGCCTCAGTCGCTTAGTGGACGATTTGCTCTTTCTGACTCGCCAAGATAGCGGCATGATTCCCCTGCAGGCCCAGCCCTGTCACCTTGATGCTATTCTCCTAGGGGTGATTGAGGAGCAAACACCTCTGATCCAGCAAAAGCACCTACAACTGGCGTTGGAGCTTGCGGATCCCCAGACCGCGGAGACAGAGGCCTATCGCCTGTGGGGCAACCCCGATCATCTCAGCCGCTTGTTAACCAATATCCTCAGTAATGCCGTGCAATATACCCCTGCGGGGGGTCAGATTCAAGTGAGGTTGGATCAGCAGGGTAAATTCTACCGTGTCGTAATTGCTGATAATGGACCGGGGATTCCCGCCAGTGAACTGCCCCGCCTGTTTGATCGCTTTTATCGCCTTCAGGGCACAAAGTCCGAAGGGACGGGTTTAGGGCTGGCGATCGCCCAATCCATTGTCAAAGCCCACCGCGGTCAGATTCAGGTGACTAGCGAAGTCGGTCAAGGCACCTGCTTTACGATTCTGCTGCCAGCGGAAATAAAAGAGATCTAG
- the murJ gene encoding murein biosynthesis integral membrane protein MurJ — MEKKSRSLAHVATIVAVATLLSKVAGLVRQQAIAAEFGVGAAVDAYSYAYVIPGFLFVLLGGINGPFHSSIISVVLKQPPEKAAPLVETITTVVGALLLVLTAILMVLADPLIQLIAPGASPEIQALAAEQFRIMAPLAVLSGLIGIGFGTLNAADQYWLPSISPLLSSLAVIIGIWFFADQFGPAVLAWGTLAGGVLQWLVQIPAQWQAGMGTLRLRFDLNRPEVRELIQLMGPATLSSGMLLISVYISLFFASQLPVGAASALSYSQLLFLTPLGILSNVILVPYMPIFSKLAQPEHWPDLKERIRQSLVLTALSMMPLGGMMAALALPAVRVVYERRAFDFQASQLVAALLLVYAVGMFFYLARDVIVRVFYALEDGRTPLYITLWGLGFNALFCFFFTQAFGAVGLAMATVGVNTVSFIALTWILHRRLGGLPWGELMVPLLGIALASVLSGAAGWGALKGLELFWGREGLGVQLLQLAIAGSVSLIVFAAAISPLNLPELEFFLSKVRRFLPKRYQS, encoded by the coding sequence GTGGAAAAGAAATCGCGTTCGCTTGCCCATGTTGCCACCATTGTTGCCGTTGCAACGCTGTTGAGTAAAGTCGCGGGACTGGTTCGCCAGCAGGCGATCGCCGCCGAATTTGGTGTGGGCGCCGCAGTGGATGCCTACAGTTATGCCTATGTGATTCCGGGGTTTCTCTTTGTGCTCTTGGGGGGGATCAATGGTCCGTTCCACAGTTCGATCATCAGTGTGGTTCTCAAGCAACCGCCCGAAAAAGCCGCGCCCCTCGTGGAAACCATTACCACCGTTGTGGGTGCCCTATTACTGGTGCTGACCGCCATTTTGATGGTGCTGGCTGACCCCTTAATTCAACTCATTGCCCCCGGTGCCAGTCCAGAGATTCAAGCCTTAGCCGCAGAGCAGTTTCGGATTATGGCACCCTTGGCCGTGCTCTCGGGTTTGATTGGCATTGGCTTTGGTACCCTCAATGCTGCCGATCAGTACTGGTTGCCTTCCATTAGTCCCTTGCTGTCTAGTTTAGCGGTGATTATTGGCATTTGGTTTTTTGCCGATCAATTTGGCCCAGCAGTGCTCGCTTGGGGAACCCTAGCGGGAGGGGTACTGCAATGGCTTGTACAAATTCCTGCCCAATGGCAAGCCGGCATGGGTACATTGCGATTACGTTTTGATCTCAATCGTCCCGAGGTGCGGGAGTTAATTCAACTCATGGGGCCTGCCACCCTATCCTCGGGAATGCTCTTGATCAGCGTCTATATCAGTCTTTTCTTTGCCTCCCAGTTGCCTGTGGGGGCTGCGTCGGCCTTGAGTTACTCCCAACTGCTCTTTCTAACGCCCTTAGGGATTCTCTCCAATGTGATCCTTGTGCCCTATATGCCCATTTTTTCAAAGTTGGCACAACCAGAACATTGGCCGGATCTCAAGGAACGCATTCGCCAGAGTTTGGTACTCACTGCCTTGAGTATGATGCCCCTCGGTGGCATGATGGCAGCTTTGGCATTGCCGGCAGTGCGGGTGGTCTATGAGCGGCGTGCCTTTGATTTTCAGGCCTCCCAACTTGTGGCGGCGCTGCTGCTGGTCTATGCCGTTGGTATGTTTTTCTACCTTGCCCGCGATGTTATTGTGCGGGTCTTTTATGCCCTAGAGGATGGCCGCACACCCCTCTACATCACCCTCTGGGGATTGGGATTTAATGCCCTGTTTTGCTTTTTCTTTACCCAAGCCTTTGGCGCTGTTGGGTTGGCAATGGCCACGGTTGGGGTGAATACCGTATCGTTTATTGCCCTGACTTGGATTTTGCACCGTCGTTTGGGGGGGCTACCTTGGGGGGAGCTAATGGTGCCGTTGCTGGGAATTGCCCTAGCCAGTGTTCTCAGTGGTGCGGCAGGTTGGGGTGCCCTCAAAGGACTGGAATTGTTTTGGGGGCGGGAAGGCTTGGGGGTGCAACTGTTGCAGTTGGCGATCGCCGGCAGTGTCAGCCTGATTGTTTTTGCAGCAGCTATCTCGCCCCTAAATCTACCGGAGCTAGAGTTTTTCCTGAGCAAAGTACGGCGGTTTTTGCCCAAGCGATACCAGTCATAG
- the dnaN gene encoding DNA polymerase III subunit beta, translating into MKVVCSQSVLSSKLAPLSRVAPSNPSHPILANILLQAEGGRLGLSVFDLSLGMQIWLDAEVKVPGAITVSAKLFSEMVSRMPNRDIEITAEDTRVILDYGSGFFEIQGMSAEEFPALPTLEDVTPVTLTAEALRRGLQGSLFAASTDETKQILTGLHVTFEVDRLEFAATDGHRLAVTLTEQPVPEALSPITIPAKSLKDLERLMAKQDGDVALRCDPTQVVFDIGNDARITSRLLEGQYPNYRQLIPKTFARQVTVERSALADALERVAILAAQKNNVVKINIDAEAQELKLSAEAPQLGSGEENVPAQISGESMEVAFNVKYLLEGLKVMNSSEVQLQLNGETQPAILLPLGEAQMKYLVMPIQIRS; encoded by the coding sequence ATGAAAGTTGTTTGTTCACAATCAGTTCTCAGTAGTAAGCTCGCCCCCCTGAGTCGCGTTGCCCCGAGCAATCCGTCGCACCCGATTTTGGCGAATATTCTCCTGCAAGCTGAGGGTGGCCGCCTCGGACTCTCCGTCTTTGATCTCAGTTTGGGGATGCAAATCTGGCTGGATGCAGAGGTCAAGGTGCCGGGGGCAATTACTGTTTCTGCTAAGCTCTTTAGTGAGATGGTGTCGCGGATGCCCAATCGCGATATTGAGATTACGGCGGAAGATACGCGAGTGATCCTCGACTATGGCAGCGGTTTCTTTGAGATTCAGGGGATGAGTGCCGAGGAATTTCCTGCTCTGCCCACGTTAGAGGATGTGACACCTGTAACTTTGACCGCAGAGGCATTGCGGCGGGGACTTCAGGGGAGTTTGTTTGCGGCGAGCACTGATGAAACCAAGCAAATTCTCACCGGGTTGCATGTGACCTTTGAGGTCGATCGCCTTGAGTTTGCAGCGACCGATGGCCACCGCCTCGCCGTTACGCTGACTGAACAGCCTGTGCCGGAAGCCCTCTCGCCGATTACGATTCCCGCAAAATCCCTCAAGGATCTAGAGCGGCTGATGGCGAAACAAGACGGGGATGTAGCACTGCGCTGTGACCCGACTCAAGTGGTGTTTGATATTGGCAACGATGCTCGCATTACCAGCCGTCTGTTGGAGGGGCAGTATCCCAATTACCGCCAACTCATTCCCAAAACCTTTGCGCGCCAAGTCACGGTGGAGCGATCGGCCCTAGCAGATGCCCTAGAACGGGTGGCAATTCTTGCGGCTCAAAAGAATAACGTTGTCAAAATCAACATTGATGCTGAAGCCCAAGAACTCAAACTCTCGGCTGAGGCGCCGCAATTGGGAAGTGGTGAAGAGAATGTGCCGGCTCAGATTTCTGGGGAGTCGATGGAGGTGGCCTTCAATGTCAAATATCTTCTCGAAGGACTGAAGGTGATGAATAGTTCAGAGGTGCAACTGCAACTCAACGGCGAAACCCAGCCCGCGATCCTCCTCCCCCTTGGGGAAGCCCAGATGAAATACTTGGTGATGCCGATTCAAATTCGCAGTTAG
- a CDS encoding CPP1-like family protein: MNKDQFAMSDNPYEKLQVPEDASFEQIKEARDALLAAHPGDERQRTEIEAAYDAILMDRLRQRQEGKIKVPERIRYAEQLNEPAPAKPNRIANHPALQWWQQQLDTPNLRGIAITSTVYAVLMAIGLSQANPDTLALVLSLGVGFNLVWLQRKEQRLGRAFLITLLALILGAVIAVGIYQLGLPGVFLNVDQLVGIGVFVTFWLTSNFLR; this comes from the coding sequence ATGAACAAAGATCAATTTGCCATGAGTGACAACCCCTACGAAAAGCTGCAAGTGCCGGAAGACGCTTCTTTCGAGCAGATTAAAGAAGCACGGGATGCGCTATTAGCGGCTCATCCGGGGGATGAACGGCAGCGTACCGAAATTGAAGCAGCCTACGATGCCATTTTGATGGATCGGCTGCGGCAACGCCAAGAGGGCAAAATCAAAGTGCCTGAGCGCATTCGCTATGCTGAGCAACTCAATGAACCGGCGCCAGCTAAGCCCAATCGCATTGCGAATCATCCCGCCCTTCAGTGGTGGCAGCAACAGTTGGACACCCCCAACCTGCGGGGCATCGCGATTACCTCAACGGTCTATGCCGTTCTGATGGCGATCGGGCTGTCTCAGGCCAATCCCGATACCTTGGCATTGGTGCTGTCACTGGGGGTTGGCTTTAACCTCGTGTGGCTGCAACGCAAAGAACAACGCCTTGGCCGTGCCTTTTTGATCACCCTCCTTGCCTTGATATTAGGCGCAGTGATCGCCGTGGGCATTTACCAGCTTGGTCTGCCGGGGGTCTTCCTCAATGTGGATCAACTGGTGGGCATTGGCGTTTTCGTCACCTTTTGGCTCACCAGCAATTTCCTGCGCTAA